One region of Danio rerio strain Tuebingen ecotype United States chromosome 5, GRCz12tu, whole genome shotgun sequence genomic DNA includes:
- the stk36 gene encoding serine/threonine-protein kinase 36 isoform X6 yields MRGLKHPNIVLLLDSFETEREVVVVTEYAEGELFQILEDDGSLPEKQVREIACQLVSALYYLHSHRILHRDMKPQNILLGKGGVVKLCDFGFARAMSVSTLVLTSIKGTPLYMSPELVEEKPYDHSTDLWSLGCILYELHTGAPPFYTNSIFQLVQLIVRDPVKWPDNMSQDCLSFLKGLLMKEPEKRLSWPDLLHHPFVADGVLMVSDEGSSNPLTVPPSPDVQALKHQQVAEKTTVRSGEGKLLGKARELREKEKTNRREVASGSAARCKTASAGGASNTGHSLGSTFSVYQNSSQPATNRHQANDNSVTRARSAPHKGQISRDYAREFPSVEVGPRQFLKRPGHEQDMDSDYEWQRLVELSDQGPVNASILQGLKIKLLQAKTQLLVRKGEETSSILLPLKVLRNIVQGCRIGDVETVGKELELPHLLFSLIEDVLNIPDLMQESQGETVLADLMSVLIMYLEKSPGWEIKGRRAEDLCQLFISVFLSGDPKRSALLAAAVLTLFTQRGVSVNVGIEKLTAVLGDVLTYTEAHNPLPAGWGLCDGLLSLILHRLAECESSSLLDFQQSDLWPCLWAKVNIMLQNTPSQSCHFSPNGLYMFLSLALLLFSSDPYTCVTLLSDNTTNCSSTLGHLLTTSCSASLLERGLFWGDSEINSLSVMSCHLLCIPFSLDLPLEKHLSVLQSYQSSNIVAGLVQMIQTIPIALVELPLCLLNRLLLSDPQHTTPCLITAAQASAFLPHGTESSDNGADHTQTQLKHSGNGVERSKSNGIVKKTKIDHIKGDIKSKKSLDRPTGDVDASRDKNSSQNAPSRNIRQTKVKSQAKTYPTKAMEHLRDASKIGHIEELMDSLEIHGSSAGLSPQQGCGISMLIDSLEEFRRSGDRPKTSIRSSPEEARTAGSLLALLLQSEALSGCAVELLILLSLLTRHPTYQSSFFLPVEFTQLRLALLHRDDGIRAACCSLLGHLGLCVIRVINEPKFDLFQDLLGCLCDPAPSVRRAACKAVGNWLNEIRKTSDNIPSKGLKSTTDMQTWSVQDKPRRTEGVRYMEADVWMQLAIGAARPLVSLLSDADNVIRQHCCGALANLAAFSGGDGALLNADAPGLILQTACNDSHHAVRRAAVATLRVFSQQNTLLQALRSLDAGRKLCRSSQSSLFQRDYQWLVSKLDGSVEGKT; encoded by the exons ATGAGGGGGCTTAAGCATCCCAACATAGTGCTGCTTTTAGACAGTTTTGAGACAGAGAGGGAG GTGGTGGTGGTGACAGAGTATGCAGAGGGGGAACTGTTTCAGATCCTGGAGGATGACGGGAGTTTACCTGAGAAGCAG GTGCGTGAAATAGCCTGCCAGCTTGTCTCTGCCTTGTATTATCTCCACTCACATCGCATTTTACACCGTGACATGAAACCACAAAACATCCTGCTGGGAAAAGGAGGAGTCGTGAAGCTGTGTGACTTTGG ATTTGCTCGTGCCATGAGTGTGTCTACTTTGGTGTTGACTTCTATTAAGGGAACGCCTCTCTACATGTCTCCGGAATTAGTAGAAGAAAAGCCTTATGACCACTCGACTGACCTTTGGTCTCTGGGCTGCATCCTCTATGAGCTCCACACGGGGGCGCCTCCGTTCTACACCAACTCCATCTTTCAGCTGGTGCAGCTCATAGTGAGAGATCCAGTCAAATGGCCAGACAACATGAGCCAAGACTGCTTG AGTTTTCTGAAGGGATTGTTGATGAAAGAGCCAGAGAAGAGACTGTCATGGCCTGACCTGCTCCATCACCCTTTTGTTGCAGATGGAGTTCTGA TGGTGTCAGATGAAGGTTCGAGTAACCCGCTCACTGTTCCACCCAGTCCAGACGTCCAGGCCCTCAAACACCAGCAGGTCGCAGAAAAAACAACAGTGCGCAGCGGAGAAGGCAAACTACTCGGCAAAGCCAGAGAGCTTCGAGAGAAAGAGAAGACTAACAGACGG GAGGTTGCGAGTGGAAGTGCTGCTCGCTGTAAGACAGCTTCAGCTGGAGGAGCATCCAACACCGGCCATTCATTGGGCAGCACCTTTTCAGTGTATCAAAATTCATCTCAGCCAGCAACCAATCGGCATCAAGCAAATGACAACAGTGTTACCAG GGCACGCTCAGCTCCACATAAAGGTCAGATCAGTAGAGACTATGCGAGGGAGTTTCCTTCAGTAGAGGTGGGACCCCGACAGTTTCTAAAGCGCCCTGGACAT GAGCAGGATATGGACAGTGATTATGAGTGGCAGCGGTTGGTTGAATTGAGCGATCAGGGACCCGTGAATGCTTCTATCCTTCAGGGGTTAAAGATCAAGCTTCTGCAAGCCAAAACCCAG CTGCTGGTCAGGAAGGGTGAGGAGACCTCTTCAATTCTACTGCCACTGAAGGTCTTGAGAAACATTGTTCAGGGCTGCCGGATTGGAGATGTTGAAACTGTGGGAAAAGAGCTGGAACTGCCTCATCTTCTGTTCAGCCTTATTGAGGACGTCCTGAACATTCCAGATCTGATGCAG GAGTCGCAGGGTGAGACAGTATTGGCAGATCTGATGAGTGTCCTCATAATGTACCTGGAAAAGAGCCCGGGCTGGGAGATAAAGGGCAGAAG AGCTGAGGATCTCTGTCAgctatttatttcagtgtttctcAGCGGAGACCCAAAGCGCTCAGCG CTTTTGGCAGCAGCAGTCTTAACCTTGTTCACACAGCGCGGTGTGTCTGTGAATGTCGGTATAGAAAAGCTCACGGCCGTTTTGGGGGATGTTTTGACATACACAGAG gcTCATAACCCCTTACCTGCAGGTTGGGGCCTGTGTGATGGCCTTCTGTCACTGATTCTCCACAGGCTAGCTGAG TGTGAGAGCAGCTCACTGCTCGACTTTCAGCAGTCAGATCTGTGGCCCTGCCTGTGGGCTAAAGTGAACATCATGCTGCAAAACACACCATCCCAAAGCTGCCATTTCTCTCCTAATG GTCTGTATATGTTCCTCTCTCTGGCTTTATTGCTTTTCTCCAGCGATCCATACACCTGTGTGACTCTCCTATCAGATAACACCACAAACTGCTCCTCCACCCTCGGGCACCTTCTCACCACCAGTTG CAGCGCCTCATTGCTTGAACGTGGTCTTTTCTGGGGCGACTCAGAAATAAACAGCCTATCAGTGATGAGCTGTCATCTCCTCTGCATCCCCTTCTCTCTGGACTTGCCCCTGGAAAAACATCTGTCTGTTCTCCAGTCATATCAAAGCTCAAATATTGTTGCAGGTCTAGTACAG ATGATTCAGACTATTCCTATTGCCTTGGTGGAGCTTCCGTTGTGTCTTCTGAATCGTCTCCTGCTATCTGACCCACAACACACCACTCCGTGCCTTATCACTGCCGCCCAGGCCTCCGCTTTCCTCCCGCACGGCACAGAAAGCTCAGACAATGGAGCAGACCACACTCAGACTCAACTAAAGCACTCTGGGAATGGTGTTGAGCGAAGTAAGAGCAACGGAATTGTAAAGAAAACCAAGATTGATCATATCAAAGGAGACATCAAATCAAAAAAGAGCTTAGACCGACCCACAGGCGACGTAGATGCATCCAGGGACAAAAACAGTTCTCAAAACGCACCATCCAGAAATATTCGCCAAACCAAAGTCAAGAGTCAAGCCAAAACATATCCAACGAAGGCCATGGAGCATCTTAGAGATGCATCAAAGATAGGTCATATAGAGGAGCTCATGGACAGTCTGGAGATTCATGGGAGTTCTGCAGGACTCTCCCCTCAGCAAGGCTGCGGGATCAGCATGCTCATAGACAGTCTGGAGGAGTTCAGAAGAAGTGGCGATCGCCCTAAGACCTCGATTCGATCCTCGCCTGAGGAGGCCAGAACAGCAGGTTCTCTGTTGGCTCTGCTTCTACAAAGTGAAGCTCTCAGTGGGTGCGCAGTAGAACTTCTCATCCTTCTCTCTCTACTAACACGTCATCCCACCTATCAGTCGTCCTTCTTTCTTCCAGTCGAATTCACCCAACTGAGACTCGCATTGCTCCACCGAGATGATGGAATCCGAGCCGCCTGCTGTAGCTTGCTGGGCCACCTGGGTTTATGTGTGATACGGGTTATCAACGAACCAAAATTTGACCTGTTCCAGGACCTGTTAGGTTGCCTATGCGATCCTGCCCCGTCTGTTCGTAGAGCGGCCTGCAAGGCTGTGGGAAACTGGTTGAATGAAATCAGAAAAACCAGTGACAATATCCCTAGCAAAGGTCTCAAGAGTACAACTGACATGCAGACATGGTCAGTACAAGATAAACCGAGGAGGACGGAGGGCGTCAGGTATATGGAGGCGGACGTATGGATGCAGCTCGCCATAGGAGCCGCTCGTCCTCTGGTGTCTCTGCTGTCAGATGCTGATAATGTCATTCGACAGCACTGCTGTGGGGCCTTGGCTAATCTGGCTGCCTTCAGTGGAGGAGATGGAGCTCTTCTCAATGCAGACGCTCCAGGCTTGATTCTCCAGACTGCCTGTAATGATTCCCATCATGCAGTGCGACGGGCAGCTGTGGCCACTCTGCGTGTGTTTAGCCAGCAAAACACATTACTGCAG GCTCTGAGGTCTCTAGACGCGGGAAGAAAACTCTGTCGCTCATCCCAAAGCTCTTTATTTCAGAGGGATTATCAATGGCTTGTCAGCAAGTTGGACGGGTCAGTCGAAGGAAAAACATAA
- the stk36 gene encoding serine/threonine-protein kinase 36 isoform X7: MRGLKHPNIVLLLDSFETEREVVVVTEYAEGELFQILEDDGSLPEKQVREIACQLVSALYYLHSHRILHRDMKPQNILLGKGGVVKLCDFGFARAMSVSTLVLTSIKGTPLYMSPELVEEKPYDHSTDLWSLGCILYELHTGAPPFYTNSIFQLVQLIVRDPVKWPDNMSQDCLSFLKGLLMKEPEKRLSWPDLLHHPFVADGVLMVSDEGSSNPLTVPPSPDVQALKHQQVAEKTTVRSGEGKLLGKARELREKEKTNRREVASGSAARCKTASAGGASNTGHSLGSTFSVYQNSSQPATNRHQANDNSVTRARSAPHKGQISRDYAREFPSVEVGPRQFLKRPGHEQDMDSDYEWQRLVELSDQGPVNASILQGLKIKLLQAKTQLLVRKGEETSSILLPLKVLRNIVQGCRIGDVETVGKELELPHLLFSLIEDVLNIPDLMQESQGETVLADLMSVLIMYLEKSPGWEIKGRRAEDLCQLFISVFLSGDPKRSALLAAAVLTLFTQRGVSVNVGIEKLTAVLGDVLTYTEAHNPLPAGWGLCDGLLSLILHRLAECESSSLLDFQQSDLWPCLWAKVNIMLQNTPSQSCHFSPNGLYMFLSLALLLFSSDPYTCVTLLSDNTTNCSSTLGHLLTTSCASLLERGLFWGDSEINSLSVMSCHLLCIPFSLDLPLEKHLSVLQSYQSSNIVAGLVQMIQTIPIALVELPLCLLNRLLLSDPQHTTPCLITAAQASAFLPHGTESSDNGADHTQTQLKHSGNGVERSKSNGIVKKTKIDHIKGDIKSKKSLDRPTGDVDASRDKNSSQNAPSRNIRQTKVKSQAKTYPTKAMEHLRDASKIGHIEELMDSLEIHGSSAGLSPQQGCGISMLIDSLEEFRRSGDRPKTSIRSSPEEARTAGSLLALLLQSEALSGCAVELLILLSLLTRHPTYQSSFFLPVEFTQLRLALLHRDDGIRAACCSLLGHLGLCVIRVINEPKFDLFQDLLGCLCDPAPSVRRAACKAVGNWLNEIRKTSDNIPSKGLKSTTDMQTWSVQDKPRRTEGVRYMEADVWMQLAIGAARPLVSLLSDADNVIRQHCCGALANLAAFSGGDGALLNADAPGLILQTACNDSHHAVRRAAVATLRVFSQQNTLLQALRSLDAGRKLCRSSQSSLFQRDYQWLVSKLDGSVEGKT; the protein is encoded by the exons ATGAGGGGGCTTAAGCATCCCAACATAGTGCTGCTTTTAGACAGTTTTGAGACAGAGAGGGAG GTGGTGGTGGTGACAGAGTATGCAGAGGGGGAACTGTTTCAGATCCTGGAGGATGACGGGAGTTTACCTGAGAAGCAG GTGCGTGAAATAGCCTGCCAGCTTGTCTCTGCCTTGTATTATCTCCACTCACATCGCATTTTACACCGTGACATGAAACCACAAAACATCCTGCTGGGAAAAGGAGGAGTCGTGAAGCTGTGTGACTTTGG ATTTGCTCGTGCCATGAGTGTGTCTACTTTGGTGTTGACTTCTATTAAGGGAACGCCTCTCTACATGTCTCCGGAATTAGTAGAAGAAAAGCCTTATGACCACTCGACTGACCTTTGGTCTCTGGGCTGCATCCTCTATGAGCTCCACACGGGGGCGCCTCCGTTCTACACCAACTCCATCTTTCAGCTGGTGCAGCTCATAGTGAGAGATCCAGTCAAATGGCCAGACAACATGAGCCAAGACTGCTTG AGTTTTCTGAAGGGATTGTTGATGAAAGAGCCAGAGAAGAGACTGTCATGGCCTGACCTGCTCCATCACCCTTTTGTTGCAGATGGAGTTCTGA TGGTGTCAGATGAAGGTTCGAGTAACCCGCTCACTGTTCCACCCAGTCCAGACGTCCAGGCCCTCAAACACCAGCAGGTCGCAGAAAAAACAACAGTGCGCAGCGGAGAAGGCAAACTACTCGGCAAAGCCAGAGAGCTTCGAGAGAAAGAGAAGACTAACAGACGG GAGGTTGCGAGTGGAAGTGCTGCTCGCTGTAAGACAGCTTCAGCTGGAGGAGCATCCAACACCGGCCATTCATTGGGCAGCACCTTTTCAGTGTATCAAAATTCATCTCAGCCAGCAACCAATCGGCATCAAGCAAATGACAACAGTGTTACCAG GGCACGCTCAGCTCCACATAAAGGTCAGATCAGTAGAGACTATGCGAGGGAGTTTCCTTCAGTAGAGGTGGGACCCCGACAGTTTCTAAAGCGCCCTGGACAT GAGCAGGATATGGACAGTGATTATGAGTGGCAGCGGTTGGTTGAATTGAGCGATCAGGGACCCGTGAATGCTTCTATCCTTCAGGGGTTAAAGATCAAGCTTCTGCAAGCCAAAACCCAG CTGCTGGTCAGGAAGGGTGAGGAGACCTCTTCAATTCTACTGCCACTGAAGGTCTTGAGAAACATTGTTCAGGGCTGCCGGATTGGAGATGTTGAAACTGTGGGAAAAGAGCTGGAACTGCCTCATCTTCTGTTCAGCCTTATTGAGGACGTCCTGAACATTCCAGATCTGATGCAG GAGTCGCAGGGTGAGACAGTATTGGCAGATCTGATGAGTGTCCTCATAATGTACCTGGAAAAGAGCCCGGGCTGGGAGATAAAGGGCAGAAG AGCTGAGGATCTCTGTCAgctatttatttcagtgtttctcAGCGGAGACCCAAAGCGCTCAGCG CTTTTGGCAGCAGCAGTCTTAACCTTGTTCACACAGCGCGGTGTGTCTGTGAATGTCGGTATAGAAAAGCTCACGGCCGTTTTGGGGGATGTTTTGACATACACAGAG gcTCATAACCCCTTACCTGCAGGTTGGGGCCTGTGTGATGGCCTTCTGTCACTGATTCTCCACAGGCTAGCTGAG TGTGAGAGCAGCTCACTGCTCGACTTTCAGCAGTCAGATCTGTGGCCCTGCCTGTGGGCTAAAGTGAACATCATGCTGCAAAACACACCATCCCAAAGCTGCCATTTCTCTCCTAATG GTCTGTATATGTTCCTCTCTCTGGCTTTATTGCTTTTCTCCAGCGATCCATACACCTGTGTGACTCTCCTATCAGATAACACCACAAACTGCTCCTCCACCCTCGGGCACCTTCTCACCACCAGTTG CGCCTCATTGCTTGAACGTGGTCTTTTCTGGGGCGACTCAGAAATAAACAGCCTATCAGTGATGAGCTGTCATCTCCTCTGCATCCCCTTCTCTCTGGACTTGCCCCTGGAAAAACATCTGTCTGTTCTCCAGTCATATCAAAGCTCAAATATTGTTGCAGGTCTAGTACAG ATGATTCAGACTATTCCTATTGCCTTGGTGGAGCTTCCGTTGTGTCTTCTGAATCGTCTCCTGCTATCTGACCCACAACACACCACTCCGTGCCTTATCACTGCCGCCCAGGCCTCCGCTTTCCTCCCGCACGGCACAGAAAGCTCAGACAATGGAGCAGACCACACTCAGACTCAACTAAAGCACTCTGGGAATGGTGTTGAGCGAAGTAAGAGCAACGGAATTGTAAAGAAAACCAAGATTGATCATATCAAAGGAGACATCAAATCAAAAAAGAGCTTAGACCGACCCACAGGCGACGTAGATGCATCCAGGGACAAAAACAGTTCTCAAAACGCACCATCCAGAAATATTCGCCAAACCAAAGTCAAGAGTCAAGCCAAAACATATCCAACGAAGGCCATGGAGCATCTTAGAGATGCATCAAAGATAGGTCATATAGAGGAGCTCATGGACAGTCTGGAGATTCATGGGAGTTCTGCAGGACTCTCCCCTCAGCAAGGCTGCGGGATCAGCATGCTCATAGACAGTCTGGAGGAGTTCAGAAGAAGTGGCGATCGCCCTAAGACCTCGATTCGATCCTCGCCTGAGGAGGCCAGAACAGCAGGTTCTCTGTTGGCTCTGCTTCTACAAAGTGAAGCTCTCAGTGGGTGCGCAGTAGAACTTCTCATCCTTCTCTCTCTACTAACACGTCATCCCACCTATCAGTCGTCCTTCTTTCTTCCAGTCGAATTCACCCAACTGAGACTCGCATTGCTCCACCGAGATGATGGAATCCGAGCCGCCTGCTGTAGCTTGCTGGGCCACCTGGGTTTATGTGTGATACGGGTTATCAACGAACCAAAATTTGACCTGTTCCAGGACCTGTTAGGTTGCCTATGCGATCCTGCCCCGTCTGTTCGTAGAGCGGCCTGCAAGGCTGTGGGAAACTGGTTGAATGAAATCAGAAAAACCAGTGACAATATCCCTAGCAAAGGTCTCAAGAGTACAACTGACATGCAGACATGGTCAGTACAAGATAAACCGAGGAGGACGGAGGGCGTCAGGTATATGGAGGCGGACGTATGGATGCAGCTCGCCATAGGAGCCGCTCGTCCTCTGGTGTCTCTGCTGTCAGATGCTGATAATGTCATTCGACAGCACTGCTGTGGGGCCTTGGCTAATCTGGCTGCCTTCAGTGGAGGAGATGGAGCTCTTCTCAATGCAGACGCTCCAGGCTTGATTCTCCAGACTGCCTGTAATGATTCCCATCATGCAGTGCGACGGGCAGCTGTGGCCACTCTGCGTGTGTTTAGCCAGCAAAACACATTACTGCAG GCTCTGAGGTCTCTAGACGCGGGAAGAAAACTCTGTCGCTCATCCCAAAGCTCTTTATTTCAGAGGGATTATCAATGGCTTGTCAGCAAGTTGGACGGGTCAGTCGAAGGAAAAACATAA